DNA from Mesorhizobium loti R88b:
CTCCATCGGCTTCTTGGCCGTCGCGGAGACAACGATCTCACCCGGCTTCGACAGCTTGGCTTCGCCCCAGATGACATCGACCTTGTTCTTCTTCATCAGGAAGGCAACGCCGCCATTGAGGCGCAGAGAAACTTTGCGCGAGCGGTCGACGACAGCGGCGGTGTCGGCGCTGATCTTGCCGCCGTCGAGCTTCAGCCCGTAATCCTTCAAATGATCGGAATAGTGCATGATCTCGGCCGAGCGCAGCAGTGCCTTGGTTGGTATGCAGCCCCAGTTGAGGCAGATGCCGCCGAGATGCTCGCGCTCGACGATCGCCGTCTTGAAGCCAAGCTGGGCGGAACGCACCGCCGTGACATAGCCGCCGGGGCCGGAGCCGATGATGATGACGTCGTAGTTCTCAGCCACGGTTTTCTCCTTGATCACAATTCCAGCATGACGCGCACAGCAGGCGCTAACGCCTTGCCGATGTTGCGCGTGTTTTCTGCATCGAGGTGGACGCCATCGAGCGGTGTACATTTGGCGACGCTCGCGGCATCAAAAAAGCCGCAGCCCGTCTCTTCGGCGGCGGTTTGATAAAAGCCGGCAAGCTTGGGCGATTCCATTGCGCCCGTTCCCAACATTTCGGCGTAGTCCGCCTTGCGCGTTTCCACGATATGCGGCGGCGCCACCAGAATAATCCTGGGGATGACACCGCCGAATGGATAGGCGTGCCCCCGCACGATCTCAACGAGGCGCCGCATGCCATAGGACGCGATGACAGCGCTGCCATGAATCGACGGCTTCATGTCGTTCGAGCCAAGCATGATGACGATCAGATCGATCGGCGAGTGCGTGCTCAGGATCGTCGGCAATATCCGCGCGCCATTTCGGTCGGCGCCCGACAGGAAGTCGTCATAGGCCGTGGTGCGACCGCCCAGTCCTTCGGCAATGACATGGCAGCCCGATCCGAGCGCTGTCGCCAGTGAGGTTGGCCACCGGTCTTCATGTTCATGTCGACCCAAGGTCTCCGGGTCGTGTCCCCAGGTCAGCGAATCGCCGTAGCAAAGCACTGTCTTCATGCGCTCAACCTGCCTTTGTGTCGGCTACGCCGCGCTTCACCCGCCAGCGCACGAACAGCCAATGCACGATGATTGTCACCAAGCCCGGCAGACCAAGCCCGGCAACCATCGGCATGTCTTTCCTGACCACCGCGGCGCTGCTGTCGCTGTAGAGGATCAGGGCGACGAACAGGACGAGCAACACCACAAACACGATCAGCGTCCACTTGCCTGTTCGGGCCACGGCCGCGACAGGGCCGTTCATCAACTGCGCCACGAAGAAGACGAAGGTGACGACAAACGTCACCAGCACCGAGAACATGAAGACGATGATGTATTCTTCTTGCGCATCCGTGATGACGGCCAGTTGCTGGGCGATCAGACCACCGACGAATCCGGAGATGATGAAAGCGAAGAGGCTGGTGAAGAATGTCCGCACCGCCCTCTCCCTTCCTAAACCAGCATGCCCATCGGATTTTCGATCAGCCGCTTGAAGGCGACCAGCAGTTCGGCACCGAGCGCTCCGTCAACGGCACGGTGATCGGTCGACAGTGTCACCGACATCACGGTGGCTATCTTGATCTCGCCGTTCTTGACCACCGCCCGCTCCTCACCGGCACCCACCGCCAGGATCGTCGCATGCGGCGGATTGATGACGGCGGCAAAGTCCTTGATCCCAAACATGCCGAGATTCGACACCGCTGTGGTGCCGCCCTGGTACTCTTCCGGCTTCAGCTTGCGGCTGCGGGCGCGGCTCGCCAGATCCTTCATCTCGTTGGAGATGGTGGAGAGCGTCTTTTCGTCCGCATGCCGAATGATCGGCGTGATCAGCCCACCGGGGATCGAGACGGCAACGCCGACATCGGCGTGCTTGTGCTTGACCATGGCGGTTTCGGTCCACGAGGCATTGGCATCGGGCACCGCCTTCAGCGCCAACGCCATGGCCTTGATCACCATATCGTTGACCGACAGTTTGTAGGCTGGGGCATCACCCTTGTCGGTCTTCTTCATAGGCGCTGCCGCATTGATCTGCGTGCGCAGCGCCAAGAGCGCATCGAGTTCACAGTCGAGCGTCAGGTAAAAATGCGGGATGGTGGTCTTGGCCTCGACCAGCCGCCGCGCAATGGTCTTGCGCATATTATCGTGCGGGACGAGATCGTAGGAGCCTTGCTCGAACAGCTTCAGCACCTGATCGTCCGACATCGCCTTCACCGCTGGAGCAGAAGCAGCCGCCGGCGCGCCGGCTGGAGCCTTGGCCGCAGGTGCAGTCTTGGCACTGCCGCCGGCGATCGCCGCATCGACATCGGCCTTCACCACCCGGCCATGCGGGCCGGTGCCGGTCACGGCCGATACATCGACGCCAGCTTCCTTGGCGATTCGGCGCGCGAGCGGCGAGGCGAAGGTGCGTTCCCCAGCCGCATGGCCGTTGGCGACTGGAGCCGCCTCAGCCTTGGGCGCAGGCGCAGCAACTTCAGGCTTTGTTGGCTCGGCTTTTGGTGCGTCGGCCTTGGGAGCCTCGGCCTTCGGAGCCTCCGCTTTTGCCGGTGCAGCACCGCCACCGCTTTTCGCCGCAGCGCCAGCATCTTCGCCCTCAGCGGCGAGCACGGCGATCAGCGCATTGACCTTGACGCCTTCGGTACCGGCGGGAACGACGAGCTTCGCAACAGTGCCCTCATCGACGGCCTCGACCTCCATTGTCGCCTTGTCGGTCTCGATCTCGGCAATGACATCGCCCGGCGAAACCTTGTCGCCTTCTTTGACCAGCCACTTTGACAGATTGCCCTCTTCCATCGTGGGCGAGAGCGCCGGCATGGTGATGTTGATTGGCATTTCTTGTCCTCCCGCCCGGTTCAGCGATACGCGACGGCTTTGACCGCCTCGATGACCTCGCCGACATTCGGCAAGGCCAGCTTTTCGAGGTTTGCCGCATAAGGCATTGGCACGTCCTTGCCGGCAATGGTGATGACCGGCGCGTCGAGGAAATCGAAGGCGCGCTGCGAGACCTGGTTGGCGATGTGGTCGCCGACCGAGCTCTGTGGATAGCCTTCTTCGACCACGACCAGCCGGTTGGTCTTCTTGACCGAGGCGATGATGGTGTCGAGATCCAGCGGACGGATCGTGCGCAGGTCGATGATCTCGGCGTCGATGCCCAGACCGCGCAGTTCCGCCTCCGCCTTGACCGCATAGGTCATCCCGATGCCGAACGAGACGATGCTGACGTCCTTGCCTTGCTTGTGGATACGCGCCTTGCCGATCGGCAGCACGAAGTCATCCAGCTTCGGCACGTCGAAGGACTGGCCGTAAAGGATCTCGTTCTCGAGGAAGATGACCGGGTTCGGATCGCGGATCGCCGCCTTGAGCAGGCCCTTGGCGTCGGCGGCCGTGTAAGGCATCACGACTTTCAGGCCCGGAATGTGGCTGTACCAGGCGGCATAGCACTGCGAGTGCTGGGCGGCGACGCGGGCGGCAGCCCCGTTCGGCCCGCGGAACACGATCGGCGCGCCCATCTGGCCGCCCGACATATAGAGCGTCTTGGCGGCCGAATTGATAATCTGGTCGATCGCCTGCATGGCGAAGTTGAAGGTCATGAACTCGACGATCGGCTTCAGGCCCGCCATCGCCGCGCCAACACCGACACCGGCAAAGCCATGCTCGGTGATCGGCGTGTCGACGACGCGCCGTGGCCCGAACTCCTGCAGCAGCCCTTGCGTGATCTTGTAGGCGCCCTGGTATTCGGCAACCTCCTCGCCCATGACGAAGACGTCACCGTCGCGGCGCATTTCCTCGGCCATGGCATCGCGCAGCGCTTCGCGCACCGTGGTCGAGACCATTTCGGTGCCGGCCGGAATGTCCGGATCGGCGGCGATTTCCGTTTTCGGAGCAGCTGCGACTGGAGCCGGCTTAGCCGCCGGAGTGGCGTCTTCAGCCGCGGCCGGGGCTTCTGCCTTTGCCGGCGCTTCCGCCTTGGCGGGCGCCGCAGCCTTGCCGGCATCGGCGGCATTTTCGCCTTCCTGGAGCAAAATGGCGATCACCGCATTGACCTTGACGCCTTCGGTGCCAGCGGGAACCACGATCTTGCCAATCGTGCCTTCATCAACGGCTTCGACTTCCATCGTCGCCTTGTCGGTCTCTATTTCGGCGATGACGTCGCCAGCGACGACCTTGTCGCCTTCGTTCTTCAACCACTTGGAAAGATTGCCCTCTTCCATGGTCGGCGAGAGAGCGGGCATGAGAATTTCGATCGGCATGTCCTGGCCCTCCCTTACAGTACGATATCGGTCCAGAGTTCGGACGGATCCGGCTCTGCATCGTTCTGGGCAAACTCGGCGGCGTCGGCGACGATGTCGCGAACCTCCTTGTCGATGGTCTTCAGCTCGTCCTCGGTCGCCCACTTCTTCTGCGTCAACCGCGCCTTGACCTGTTCGATCGGGTCATGGTCGGAGCGCATCTTCTGCACTTCTTCCTTGGAGCGGTATTTCGCCGGATCCGACATCGAGTGACCGCGATAGCGGTAAGTCTGCATTTCGAGAATGATCGGCCCGTTGCCGGCGCGGCACCATTCGGTCGCCTGATCGCCGGCGGATTTGACCGCGCGGACATCCATGCCGTCGACCTGGATGCCGGGAATCTTGAACGAGGCGCCGCGATGCGAAAAATTGGTTTCCGCCGACGAGCGCGACACCGAAGTGCCCATGGCGTAGCGGTTGTTCTCGATGATGTAGATCACCGGCAGCTTCCACAACGAGGCCATGTTGAAGCTTTCATAGACCTGGCCCTGATTGGCCGCGCCGTCGCCGAAATAGGTCAGCGAGACGTTGTTGTTGTCGCGATAGCGGTTGGCGAAGGCCAAGCCCGTGCCCAGCGACACCTGTGCGCCGACAATGCCGTGACCGCCGTAAAAATGCTTCTCCTTGGAGAACATGTGCATGGAGCCGCCCTTGCCCCTGGACAGGCCGCCGCGGCGTCCGGTCAGCTCGGCCATGACGCCGCGCGGCGAAAGCTCCATCGCCAGCATGTGGCCGTGGTCGCGATAGGCAGTAATCATCTGGTCGCCGTCGATCAGCGCCATCTTCATGCCGGTGACGACCGCTTCCTGGCCGATATAGAGATGGCAGAAGCCGCCGATGAAGCCCATGCCGTAGAGCTGGCCGGCCTTTTCCTCGAAGCGGCGGATGAGCAGCATGTGCCGATAGGCAGCGAGCTCTTCGTCCTTGGTGAATTCAGCGGGCTTGGGCGCGGAAAGCCCTGATTTGCCGTCGGATTTCGATTTGGCAGGCGCTTTTCTGGCTGCGGTGGCCATGCATCACTCCCTGTTGGCGTCTCTTCGCGGACATTAGGGCAGGATGAAATCCGCCCTGGGAAGATCAGCTCTCCCCACCGATTTATGCAAGGCTAACACGCGTCAGAGCGTTGCGCCATGACGAATTTGCATAGCTGGCATGCGCCTAAGCGATTAAAATCATTGAAAATATTGTTGATTAACCGAAATGCAGTTATTTCGACGAGGCCGGCAACATGATGGTGATTTCATCAGCCTGGGACAGGTTGAGCGCCCTGCGCGCCTGCTCGTCGAGCATGTCCTTCTCAAGCGTGCCGTCATGCATCAGCCGAACGCGCCGTTCGAGTTCTATCCGACGCGCCTTGACGGCATCGAGCTGCGCCTGCAGCGCAACCGTCTGGGCTTCCAGCTGATATTTCGAATTGATGCCGAATTCACCGTGATAGGCATGGAAGCCGAAATAGGCCAGGAACAGGACGCAAAGCGAGGGAATGATCAGCCGGCCGGTGTTTCTCTGCTTGTGCTGACGCGTCCACATGACCGATTCCCCATGGCCGCGAACTCAAGCGACCCGGACCCTTTTTCACCCAATTGTGCTTAACGGACGGTTACGGAGACCGGCCCGGCGACAGCGAAATGAAAAAGGGCGGGAATGATCCCGCCCTTCGCCCAGTATCCGAGGTCTGCGTTTTCGGATCAGCCTTTGATCACCGACTTGCCGGCGTAGCGCGCCTGCTTGCCAAGCTCTTCCTCGATGCGGATCAGCTGGTTGTACTTGGCCATGCGGTCTGAGCGTGACAACGAACCGGTCTTGATCTGCCCGCAATTGGTGGCGACGGCGAGATCGGCGATGGTCGAATCCTCGGTTTCACCCGAACGGTGCGACATGACAGCGGTGTAAGCAGCCTTGTGCGCGGTCTCGACGGCGTCGAGCGTTTCCGTCAGCGAACCGATCTGGTTGACCTTGACCAGGATCGAATTGGCAACGCCCATGCGGATACCATCGCGCAGCCGCGCCGTGTTGGTGACGAACAGATCGTCGCCGACCAGCTGGGTCTTCTTGCCGATCAGGTCGGTCAGGTATTTCCAGCCTTCCCAGTCGTCCTCGGCCAGGCCGTCCTCGATCGAAATGATCGGGTAGTCGGCGGCGAGTTTGGCCAAGTATTTCGCCTGCGCCTTGGGATCACGCGTCTTCTTCTCGCCCTCATAGACGTAGTTGCCGTCCTTGAAGAACTCGGTCGCGGCGCAATCAAGGCCGAGCGCGATCTCCTCGCCCGGCTTGAAACCGGCCTTCTCGATTGATTCCATGATGAAATCGAGCGCCACCGGCGCACTCTTCAGGTTCGGGGCAAAGCCGCCTTCGTCGCCGACATTGGTGTTGTGGCCAGCATCCTTCAGCTTCTTGCGCAGCGTGTGGAAGATTTCCGAACCCCAACGTACGGCTTCGCGCAGCGTCGGTGCGCCAACCGGCAGGATCATGAATTCCTGGAAGTCGATCGGGTTGTCGGCATGCGCGCCGCCATTGATGATGTTCATCATCGGCACCGGCAGGATATGCGCTTTGGTGCCGCCGACATAACGATAGAGCGGCAAGCCTGCAGCGTCGGCCGCGGCCTTCGCCACTGCCAGCGAAACACCGAGAATGGCATTGGCGCCGAGCCGGCTCTTGTTGGGCGTGCCATCGAGCTCGATCATGGTCTGGTCGATGTGGATCTGGTTTTCGGCTTCCATGCCGCCGATCGCCTCGAACAGCTCGCCATTGACCGCCTCGACGGCCTTGAGCACGCCCTTGCCGAGATAGCGGGCGCCGCCGTCGCGAAGCTCGACGGCTTCATGAGCGCCGGTCGAAGCGCCCGACGGCACTGCCGCGCGGCCCATCGAACCGTCTTCGAGCACGACATCGACCTCGACGGTCGGGTTTCCACGGCTGTCCAGGATTTCACGTCCGACAATGTCGATGATGGCGGTCATTGCGATGTCCCCGATTGATCTGACGAAAGGTCGCGCCCGTCTTAGCCAAAGCGACGCAAAAGGCAATCCGGCCCTGGCCGAATAGTGCCGCCACGCCGATTCACGAAGCGCAAATTTCTGTCATCATAAGTCATGCCATCAGACGCGCATTTCGAGGTATGGTTTTTTGCGCGGGGCGAAACAGGAGGAGTTTCGCCGTGACTAAGCTAACATGTCCGAGTTGAGCGGTATCGTGAGTTTGTTCCTGATCGCGGCGGCGTTCCTGACGTCGTGCGACAGCCAGCAATCGCCACCGAAGGCATTCGCGCCTTTGCCGGCCCTGCACATCAGCGAATAGCCCTGCCTTGAATCAAAAGGGCCTCGTCGAAACGAGGCCCTTTTGATTCAGATCGCGTCAATGCCAGTACGGCGTGACCTTGTAGTAGTCATAGGACGCGTCGCGCGCAGTCTCGCCATCCGCCCCGGCCAGTTCGTTGATCGAATAAGCGGGCGCCGCCTTCAGCTGATCCTTGGAGAAGGGCACGATGTAGCCGCCCTTGTCCTCGTCATAGTCGAGACTTGCCCAGGGAATGGCATGGTACTTTTCGCCAATGCCGAGGAAGCCACCGAAGCCGATTACCGCGAACATGATGCCATTCGACGTCTTGTCGAGCATGATATCCTCGATGCCGCCGATCTTGTCGCCTTCGGTATTGTATACAGATGTACCGATGACGCGCGAAGCGGCGATGGCTTCGGTGTGGCCTGTCTGGGTTGTCATGATCATGCTCCTCGTTGTCGTTGAACTATGCTTTGACAATGAGGGGCGCGGGCGAAAGTTCCCGACTTTTTCGGCGGCGGCCAATCACTCCGCGAGGATGAAAGTCACCTTCATGTTGACGCGATAGGCAGCGATCTTGCCGTCCTCGACGACGATCTTCTGGTCCTGGATCCAAGCGCCTTCGACGTTCTTAAGGGTTTTCGATGCGCGTGCGACTCCCTTTTCGATGGCGTCCTGAAAGCTCTTCTTCGACGACGAGGTTATTTCGGTGACGCGGGCGACAGACATGGCTTCCTCCTGCCAAAACGCTCATTTGCCAGCCAACCGTACAACCGGCTGTTGCCGACCACAAGCGCCGGCAGGATGCGCCTGGCTCAGCGACCCTTCGCGATCCGGTCGAATGCCATCAGCCTTTCCAGAAGCGCCGGCATATCCTTCAACGGCAGCATGTTGGGACCATCGGAAGACGTCGAATTGTCAGGGTCCTGGTGGGTCTCGATGAACACGCCGGCAACACCGACGGCAACTGCCGCGCGAGCCAGGGTCTCGACAAAGCGGCGCTCGCCACCGGAGGAACCGCCCTGCCCGCCCGGCTGCTGCACCGAATGCGTGGCATCGAAGATCACCGGCGCTCCGATCTCGGCCATTACAGGCAAAGCGCGCATATCCGACACCAGCGTGTTGTAGCCGAAGGACGCGCCGCGCTCGGTGGTCAGCACATTGGGGTTGCCGGAGCCGGTGATCTTGGCGACCACGTTCTTCATGTCCCAGGGGGCGAGGAACTGCCCCTTCTTCACATTGATGACCTTGCCTGTCCTGGCGGCCGCGACCAGCATGTCGGTCTGGCGCGACAAGAAAGCCGGAATCTGCAGCACGTCGACATGCGGCGCGACGATCGCGCACTGCTCCTCGGTGTGGACATCGGTCAATATGGGAAGTGAAAACGCCTTGCGCAGTTCGTCGAAGACCGGAAGTGCCGCATCCATGCCGGCACCGCGTGTTGCCGACAGCGAGGTGCGGTTGGCCTTGTCGTAGCTCGTCTTGTAGACGAGGCCGATGCCGAGCCTGGCTGTCAGTTCCTTCAGCGCGCCGGCCATGTCGAAGGCATGCTGGCGCGACTCGAACTGGCAGGGCCCGGCGATCAGCGCCAATGCCGCGTTGTTGTCGAAAACGACATTGCCGACCGTTACCGTCGAATTGGGCGCCGTGGAGTTGGTCGCTTGGGGCTTGCTCATGGGATCTCCCGGAAGATGAAAGCCGCGCCCTGTCCGGATGCCGGCTGCACGACAATGTCATTGCCCGCTATATCGTGCTGGATGGAATTGGCTGCAAGCAGCCGCGACGTGACATCGATGCTTCGGACGGCAAAGACGATCGCGGCGAAGCGAAGTTTCGTCGATGACCCGGCCGGAATGCCAAAGCGGGCGGTGAAGGATTTGGGGTCAAGCACGCTCAAGGTTGCGTTTGGCAGGAGGAACACCTCGCCGTCGACAGCGGAATCGTTCACCGCCACGGAGATCAGCCCGATCTGTTCGGCGGATTGGTCGCTGACCGCCACCACCTCAAGGATCCCGCTAGCGCCGTTGGCGTGGACCTGCAAGGCTGAGCGGTCCACCTTTGGCGCGTTGATCCGCTGGCAGGCAAACAGGAACGCGTCGGTTGCGTCCCTGGCCGAGGCGAAGGCGAGTTTGAAAGCGGCGACGTCGCTTTTGCCCGTCGTGTCCGTGAAAGCGCGCGAAAAGCTCAGCGTGTCTCCCGCCGACAGGCCGGCTTCGACATAGCGTGCATGGTCGGCATCGGCATTGTCGGTCCCCAGAACCACTGCGGAAAATCCCTCGTCGCCGCGGCTTTCGCGATAGGCACGGTCGCGCGCGACAAAGACGTTGCCATCGGCAATGGCTTTCATCGCTGGCTGCTCATCGCCGATGGCAAGCGGTTCCAGATAGGTGCCGTCGGCGAGGAAAACGCAGCAGTTTTCCGTTCCAAACGGATGGATGCCGGTCGGGGCAACGACGAAGCCAAGTGAACTGAGCCGCGCTCGCGCCACATCGAGGTTCTGCGTCGGCAGCACCAGATGATCGAGCGGACGAATACCGGCTGCTGTTGTTTGGGTCATGGAGGCGCGATGTGCATCATTCCGTAAATCGGTTCAAGACTTGATCGCGATACCGTAGTCAGCCACGTGCCAACAGCCACCAGAAAAAGTCCCAATTTCTTCTTCTGCCACCAGGGGAATTGACGTAAGGATATCCCCCGCATGGGGGATGTTGGGAATTCCGTCTTGGACAATTGTCACGACGTCGCGATTCGACGTCGAATGGCGCCCATTGCCCTGCGTGCATGGCTGGAACGACGGATGGCGGGCAACAGCATGCTCAGGATCTTGCGGATCACGCCGCATTTCTACCGGCCTGGCAACTGGCCGGTTGCGTTCGATCCGGTCGGCGGATTGCAGAACCAGACATGGACGATCGCGCAAGGCATGGACAAGGCCGGCGCAGCTCAGACGGTTCTGACCAGCTACATCCCTGGCAGCCCAAGGAACGTGCAACTGTCCGCGATGATGCGGGTAAAATGCACAGGCTTCTGGCTGCCCGAATTCCTGGCCGGGCCTATGCTTTGCTTCAGCTGGTTTCTGGGCGCGATACCGGAGCTTCTACGAGCCCGGCACCGCTATGATGTCGTCCATATCCATTTCAACCATTCGATCTGGTGCAGGATCATCGCCATCATTGTCGGCAGGCTGAAGATACCGCTTGTCGTTTCGATGAACACGCCTTTGTGGTCCGGATTTCAGAGCGCCTTTCGGCTCAGGGGCAAGCCATACGATGTCACCCGCTGGATCGAGCGGGCGGCCTTGAAATCGGCGGACCGGATCGTTGCGTTGACGGAAACATATGGCCGGAGCAAGGCGGGCGAATTGGGGCTCGATCCATCGCGCGTCGACGTGATTCCCGATGCGCTCGACGTCGAGGCTTTTCGGCAGCCAATCGCTGCCGAGGCGCTTCAAGCCTTTCGCGACGAGCATGGCATCGTGGGCGGGCGCCCGATCGTCAGCTTTATCGGCCGTGTCAGCGCCGAAAAAGGCTGGCAGGATTTGCCGGCACTTGTCGAGCGACTGTCCGAAGAAGGCGTATTCCTGCTCATCTGCGGAGATGGTCCCGACCGCCGCAAACTGGAGACGGCGCTCGCCGCGATCTCGCGTCCAGGCTGGTGGACCATCACCGGATTTGTCTCACCGGCCGAGGTCAAGAAAGCGCTTGAGATCTCCGACGTGATGATCCTGCCCTCACGCCGCGAAGTGTTCGGCAGCATCCTTCTCGAAGCAATGGCGGCAGGCGTGCCTGTGGTCGCCTATGCCGTCGGTGGGGTGGTTGACGTGGCCGGACATCCCGAAGCATTGGCGCTCGTGCCGGAACGACGGCGAGAAGAACTCGCCAAGCGAACGCTGCAGCTGCTTGCCGACGAAGACGCAAGGAATGCGCTGGTGGCGCGAGGGCGTCGGCGCGCACAGGATTTTTCGCTGGATTCGGCGGTCGCGCTCAACCTCGCCCTTTATGCTTCGGTTCTTGCAGGCTCCAAGAACGGAGCGCGATCCCCGATGGGAATTCTGGCGCTGCAGGAGGACGGCGGCTCGCCGGACGGCGCTTGATCAATTTCGTCACCACGCGCAGCCACTCCTATACCGTTGCCCATCTGGTCCGCCAGTTGGGCAAGGCATGCCACTGGAGCTACGAACGCCTCTTTCGGCAGAAGGAACTGCGCTCCGGCACCTGGGTCTTCACCGATCACGAGCGGCTTTCGAACTTCGAGATCGCACTGGCGGCCAGGGTCGCCAACCGGCTTGAGCACGGAGGTGCGCGCGTTCTCAACCATCCCGCCCATGTGCTGAGCCGCCACGACCTGCTGAAAGCTCTGAACGCAGTCGGCATCAACCGCTTCTCGGCCTGGCGTTGTGAAAGCCAGCCACGCCCGAACGGCTTTCCCGTCTTCATCCGCAATGAGTTCGACCACCTTTCAGCCGACCTTGAATTGATCGCCGACCAGCCGGCGCTTGAGGCAACGCTGAGCCGGATGAAAGCGAACGGGATACCGCTCGCCGGCAAGCTGGTGATCGAATATGCCGGACAGGAGGTAAGCCCCGGCGTCTGGCAGCGCTTTGCCACCTATCGCGTCGGCCATCGGCTGATCGCCCATCACCATGCCGTCGACTTCCGCTGGGTCGCCAAGGACGTGCAGGATACCAAGCGTCTCCTCGCCCATCCGATGTTTGAGACATTCCTCGAAACCGAGCGCCAGTTCGTCAAAGGCAATTTGTATGAAGAGGTGCTGCGCAGGGCATTCGACCTTGCCGGCATCGACTATGGGCGCGCCGACTTCTCGCTGGTCGACGGGCGTCCGCAGATTTTTGAGATCAACACGAATCCGGCGCACGGTTCCCACAGCGCGATCTATCGGGAAACGCCCCCTCAGCGCGTTGAGACCCAGAGGCTTTCGGAGGACAGGCTATACGCAGCCTTGCGGGCCGTGGACTTGCCGGTCGACGGCCCCATAGCCCTTGACGACCCCGCACTTCTCCCGCAGCAAGCATTTAGGCGACTTTTCACGGGGGTGAAGCGTGCTTGATGTTACACCGGCATACCTGCTTGCCAAAACACCGCTCATGTTCCAGGCGATCGAGCGCTTCGACTTTGGTTCACTGGAATATCAGCGGCTGTTCTCCAACGCATCGGCATCGGCTTTCCAGCATCCGGACTGGCTCACAGCTTTCTATCGTCACATGGCGCCCGCGCACGGGGCCGAGCCATTGGTGATCACAGGTCGGGACGGGTCGGGCGAACTTCAGCTGTTGG
Protein-coding regions in this window:
- a CDS encoding VOC family protein, which codes for MTQTTAAGIRPLDHLVLPTQNLDVARARLSSLGFVVAPTGIHPFGTENCCVFLADGTYLEPLAIGDEQPAMKAIADGNVFVARDRAYRESRGDEGFSAVVLGTDNADADHARYVEAGLSAGDTLSFSRAFTDTTGKSDVAAFKLAFASARDATDAFLFACQRINAPKVDRSALQVHANGASGILEVVAVSDQSAEQIGLISVAVNDSAVDGEVFLLPNATLSVLDPKSFTARFGIPAGSSTKLRFAAIVFAVRSIDVTSRLLAANSIQHDIAGNDIVVQPASGQGAAFIFREIP
- a CDS encoding glycosyltransferase; the protein is MAGNSMLRILRITPHFYRPGNWPVAFDPVGGLQNQTWTIAQGMDKAGAAQTVLTSYIPGSPRNVQLSAMMRVKCTGFWLPEFLAGPMLCFSWFLGAIPELLRARHRYDVVHIHFNHSIWCRIIAIIVGRLKIPLVVSMNTPLWSGFQSAFRLRGKPYDVTRWIERAALKSADRIVALTETYGRSKAGELGLDPSRVDVIPDALDVEAFRQPIAAEALQAFRDEHGIVGGRPIVSFIGRVSAEKGWQDLPALVERLSEEGVFLLICGDGPDRRKLETALAAISRPGWWTITGFVSPAEVKKALEISDVMILPSRREVFGSILLEAMAAGVPVVAYAVGGVVDVAGHPEALALVPERRREELAKRTLQLLADEDARNALVARGRRRAQDFSLDSAVALNLALYASVLAGSKNGARSPMGILALQEDGGSPDGA